Proteins encoded by one window of Salicibibacter halophilus:
- a CDS encoding chorismate-binding protein — MNTLRNVAIQIDFADSAPLYFQDPVTIIETDNPEEVDTCMRKIQSAVDNGFYAAGYVAYEAAEGLRPEYPVAPGVETPLIWFGIFKSPAAPPEEQGKCPFHLSNWKLSTTERDYEKNIERIRRAISRGETYQVNYTARLNAQFLGYARSLYEQLKASQKGGTVRICIRDGTRFFLSPRNFFFSGRETVCL; from the coding sequence ATGAACACTTTACGCAATGTAGCTATACAGATTGATTTCGCCGACAGTGCCCCTCTTTACTTTCAGGACCCTGTTACCATTATTGAAACGGATAATCCTGAAGAGGTGGACACATGCATGAGAAAGATTCAATCCGCTGTCGACAACGGTTTTTATGCCGCAGGTTATGTGGCCTATGAAGCGGCAGAGGGATTACGGCCGGAGTATCCCGTCGCACCCGGTGTTGAAACACCCCTTATTTGGTTTGGTATTTTTAAGTCACCTGCCGCTCCGCCTGAAGAACAGGGGAAGTGCCCCTTTCATTTATCGAATTGGAAGCTATCAACAACAGAGCGAGATTACGAAAAAAATATCGAACGCATTCGCCGGGCTATTTCGAGGGGAGAAACCTACCAGGTGAACTATACAGCACGCCTGAATGCACAGTTTCTCGGCTATGCCCGCTCCTTGTATGAACAATTGAAGGCCTCCCAGAAAGGGGGTACAGTGCGTATTTGCATACGGGACGGCACCAGATTCTTTCTGTCTCCCCGGAACTTTTTTTTCAGCGGAAGGGAAACCGTCTGTTTATGA
- a CDS encoding chorismate-binding protein → MHTGRHQILSVSPELFFQRKGNRLFMKPMKGTTARGKNEDDDQRLFEQLRTSEKDRAENVMIVDLLRNDLGVIAETGTVRTPALFDIEAYPTVWQMTSTVEAEITTDVGVADLFKALFPCGSITGAPKKETMNKITQLEKEPRGVYCGSIGYLSPNGDSTFNVAIRTAVIDAEKQNITYGTGEG, encoded by the coding sequence TTGCATACGGGACGGCACCAGATTCTTTCTGTCTCCCCGGAACTTTTTTTTCAGCGGAAGGGAAACCGTCTGTTTATGAAACCGATGAAAGGGACAACCGCGCGTGGAAAGAACGAAGATGACGACCAGCGACTGTTTGAGCAATTGCGAACGTCGGAAAAAGACCGGGCGGAAAACGTGATGATCGTTGACTTGCTTCGCAACGACTTGGGAGTGATCGCCGAAACGGGAACGGTAAGAACACCGGCACTTTTTGACATCGAGGCTTATCCGACGGTTTGGCAAATGACCTCGACGGTGGAAGCCGAGATCACCACAGACGTTGGCGTGGCCGATCTTTTTAAAGCTTTATTTCCTTGCGGATCAATCACAGGGGCACCTAAAAAAGAGACGATGAATAAAATTACACAATTGGAGAAGGAGCCACGGGGCGTTTACTGTGGATCCATCGGTTATCTCTCACCTAACGGGGACAGCACTTTCAATGTGGCGATCCGTACAGCGGTCATTGATGCGGAAAAGCAAAACATAACATACGGCACGGGGGAGGGGTGA
- a CDS encoding aminotransferase class IV, whose amino-acid sequence MTWDSTPRGEYEEAIIKSKVMTERHYPFSLIESLRLDNGHFPFLSGHQHRMQASAECFGWSFSSGAMRNVLHAYAKDHSKGCYKVRLLYEPDKGFFVEGNELSNVKEPVKVELAKHALPFDNVFSFHKTTAREAFDHLRSLSAERTFDVLLYNDEHKLLEFTIGNVVVEKNGVYTTPPLSLGLLPGVFRQHLLEQGVIQEETLSVSDLARADRVWMINSVRGWLEVNILG is encoded by the coding sequence GTGACGTGGGACTCTACGCCGCGTGGAGAGTATGAGGAAGCAATTATAAAGAGTAAAGTGATGACGGAACGGCATTATCCCTTTTCCTTAATTGAAAGTTTGCGCTTGGATAATGGGCATTTCCCATTTTTATCGGGGCATCAGCACCGGATGCAAGCCTCTGCCGAATGTTTCGGTTGGTCCTTTTCTTCCGGAGCGATGCGCAACGTGTTACACGCCTATGCGAAGGATCATTCGAAAGGCTGTTATAAAGTTCGTTTGTTGTACGAGCCCGACAAAGGTTTTTTTGTTGAAGGAAATGAACTGTCGAATGTCAAAGAACCGGTGAAGGTTGAACTTGCCAAACACGCCCTGCCATTTGACAATGTGTTTTCTTTCCATAAAACAACGGCCAGAGAGGCATTTGATCATTTGCGATCCTTATCAGCAGAAAGAACGTTTGATGTTTTGCTTTATAATGACGAACACAAACTTTTGGAATTTACGATTGGGAACGTGGTTGTTGAAAAAAACGGGGTATATACGACCCCGCCTTTGTCGCTCGGGTTATTGCCGGGTGTTTTTCGCCAACATCTATTAGAACAAGGAGTCATCCAGGAAGAAACGCTGTCGGTTTCAGATTTGGCACGTGCCGATCGAGTTTGGATGATCAATAGTGTTCGCGGTTGGTTGGAAGTGAATATCTTAGGGTAA
- a CDS encoding DEAD/DEAH box helicase, with protein sequence MKQKQDLQSLISDLKTDDRIVHWHEQPEKEARYAAFPPSLNDTLAHTLGERGIEALYTHQRAAYDAVESGKNIVTVTPTASGKTLCYNLPVLQAISEDSDTRAIYLFPTKALAQDQKSEMAEWIEATGLNINSYTYDGDTAPAIRQKIRHAGHIVMTNPDMLHTSILPHHTKWVSLFEKLKFIVVDELHTYRGVFGSHVANVMRRLLRLANYYGSTPQFITTSATIRNPKALAEQLTGSNFSLIDNNGAPQGKKHLALYNPPVVNHSLNVRRSASKEVRTLAKRFLEAKSQVIVFARSRVRVEVIYSDLQSLIKDDYGPASIRAYRGGYLPNERRAIERGLREGSIRGVVSTNALELGMDIGQLEVCIMTGYPGSVSSLWQQAGRAGRRQEESLVVMVAGSAPIDQYVMQHPEYLLDAPVEEARIEPNNLIILIDHLKCAAYELSFRDGDTFGGVPIDDMMDYLAEERVVHKRKNTWYWMNEAFPAHGISLRSASQENIVIIDTTIEGSAKVIGEMDRFSAMTLLHEEAIYMHQGNQYQVETLDWEEKKAYVRLVEVEYFTDASLNVKLTVIETDEAKRHHHHNAAFGDVAVTIMPSIFKKIKLSTYENIGSGPIHLPQEDIHTAGTWIDFDEEWLLTFGKQKFERMLVSFSQVAHQLGAVLTMSDRGDLHVAAQIKADHSEKPAVFIYDHYPGGIGLAAQLYKRMDELISRSATLIHDCPCEDGCPSCIGTSEEQGLKQDVYRWLSTLV encoded by the coding sequence ATGAAGCAAAAACAAGACCTCCAAAGCTTGATTTCCGATCTAAAAACCGATGACCGCATCGTGCACTGGCACGAACAACCCGAAAAAGAGGCCCGTTACGCGGCGTTCCCTCCTTCGTTGAACGATACATTGGCGCATACCCTGGGAGAACGGGGGATCGAGGCTTTATACACGCATCAACGCGCCGCTTATGATGCCGTTGAAAGCGGAAAAAATATTGTAACGGTAACACCGACCGCATCAGGGAAAACGTTGTGCTACAATCTGCCTGTGCTTCAGGCGATCAGTGAAGATTCGGATACCCGCGCCATCTATTTATTTCCGACAAAAGCACTTGCACAGGACCAAAAAAGCGAAATGGCCGAGTGGATTGAAGCCACTGGTTTGAATATAAACAGTTATACATACGACGGTGATACAGCACCTGCCATACGCCAAAAGATTCGCCACGCCGGACATATCGTGATGACAAACCCGGATATGCTGCACACGTCCATTTTGCCCCATCACACAAAATGGGTTTCTTTGTTTGAAAAGCTCAAGTTTATCGTCGTTGACGAACTTCACACCTACCGAGGGGTATTCGGCAGCCATGTTGCCAATGTCATGCGGCGGCTGCTTCGATTGGCAAACTATTACGGAAGCACGCCGCAATTCATTACAACATCCGCAACGATTCGCAACCCGAAGGCGCTCGCCGAGCAATTAACCGGGAGCAACTTTTCCCTCATTGATAACAACGGCGCGCCGCAAGGCAAAAAGCATTTAGCCTTGTACAACCCGCCGGTGGTCAATCATTCGTTAAACGTTCGGCGCAGTGCCTCCAAAGAAGTGCGTACACTCGCAAAAAGATTTCTCGAAGCGAAATCTCAAGTCATCGTTTTCGCTCGCAGCCGGGTGCGTGTCGAAGTCATCTACAGCGATTTGCAATCGTTAATCAAAGATGATTACGGACCTGCCTCGATCCGCGCGTACCGTGGCGGTTATTTGCCGAATGAGCGCCGGGCCATCGAACGAGGCTTACGCGAAGGATCCATCCGCGGCGTTGTCAGCACAAATGCGCTGGAGCTGGGCATGGACATCGGGCAATTAGAAGTGTGCATCATGACCGGATACCCAGGTTCCGTTTCCAGCCTTTGGCAACAAGCCGGACGCGCGGGGCGCAGGCAAGAAGAATCACTCGTCGTCATGGTGGCGGGATCCGCGCCAATCGACCAATATGTGATGCAACATCCCGAGTATTTATTGGACGCCCCTGTCGAGGAAGCGCGAATCGAACCGAATAATTTGATCATCTTGATCGACCACCTGAAATGCGCGGCATATGAACTGTCTTTTCGAGACGGTGACACGTTTGGCGGTGTGCCGATCGACGATATGATGGATTACTTGGCAGAAGAACGGGTCGTGCACAAGCGGAAAAACACTTGGTACTGGATGAACGAGGCGTTTCCGGCACACGGGATCAGCTTGCGTTCCGCCTCCCAGGAAAATATCGTCATCATTGACACCACGATAGAGGGAAGCGCAAAAGTCATTGGGGAAATGGACCGCTTCAGCGCCATGACGCTGTTGCATGAAGAAGCGATTTACATGCACCAAGGAAATCAATACCAAGTGGAAACGCTCGATTGGGAAGAAAAGAAAGCGTATGTTCGATTGGTGGAAGTTGAATACTTTACCGATGCGAGTTTAAATGTAAAATTAACCGTGATCGAGACGGACGAAGCGAAGCGTCATCATCATCACAATGCAGCTTTTGGCGATGTGGCCGTAACGATCATGCCGTCCATTTTTAAAAAAATAAAGCTATCAACTTATGAAAATATCGGCTCCGGACCGATCCATCTGCCACAGGAAGACATTCATACCGCCGGCACATGGATTGATTTTGACGAAGAATGGCTGCTTACATTCGGCAAGCAAAAATTCGAGCGGATGCTTGTCTCTTTTTCCCAGGTCGCGCACCAATTAGGCGCTGTGCTTACGATGAGCGATCGCGGCGACCTTCATGTCGCCGCGCAAATTAAAGCGGATCATTCGGAGAAACCGGCCGTTTTTATCTATGATCATTATCCCGGCGGCATTGGCCTTGCCGCTCAATTGTATAAACGGATGGATGAGCTCATTTCCCGAAGCGCAACGCTGATTCACGATTGCCCTTGCGAGGACGGATGTCCCTCCTGCATTGGCACAAGCGAAGAACAAGGGCTAAAGCAAGATGTCTATCGATGGCTGTCTACATTAGTTTGA
- a CDS encoding ribonuclease H-like domain-containing protein encodes MDIQKKLQRLKPHINRSQPEEVPVAEPDISEKEWRDVQGEVLTFEEGYAVRRRKRYAISHNHGCHAFKELGNIIDVWKETGVEDHPLAPGRDQEAEDLLFLDTETTGLSHGAGNMIFMIGTARLSGKEIIVDQYFLPGPEHEIAFYHHFLRDKTSLHALVTYNGKAFDWPQLKTRHTLLRETLPSLPAFGHFDLLHASRRLFKHELASCKLGNVEEGILGLSREEDTPGYLAPMYYQDFLSVGDPSIVEGVFQHNEQDLLSLITLYIELSHRVLSGGGTSEEAYEIARWWRDTKHYTRALEAYGEVNEQSDCYEQALYERGHLLKKTNRHADSIALFQKVFEMQGDLAPNAAEALAIWYEHHKKDYGRAYHYSKRGQCYQNQLRSSVREAKNDAWEHRLQRLRRKLGNEVSFPG; translated from the coding sequence ATGGATATCCAAAAAAAATTACAGCGGTTAAAACCGCATATCAATCGTTCCCAACCGGAGGAGGTGCCCGTTGCCGAGCCGGACATCTCCGAAAAGGAATGGCGAGATGTACAAGGCGAGGTGCTCACCTTCGAAGAAGGGTATGCGGTCCGGCGACGAAAACGTTATGCCATTTCCCATAACCACGGCTGTCACGCCTTCAAAGAACTGGGGAATATTATTGACGTTTGGAAGGAGACAGGGGTTGAAGACCATCCTCTGGCGCCCGGAAGGGACCAAGAAGCGGAAGACTTGTTATTTCTCGATACGGAAACGACCGGGCTCAGCCACGGGGCGGGGAATATGATTTTTATGATTGGTACGGCTAGGTTGAGCGGGAAAGAAATCATTGTTGACCAGTATTTTTTGCCCGGGCCGGAACATGAAATCGCGTTTTACCATCATTTTTTACGGGATAAAACGTCGCTACACGCCCTCGTTACTTATAACGGGAAAGCGTTCGACTGGCCGCAGTTAAAAACGCGGCATACATTGCTGAGAGAAACGTTGCCGTCATTGCCTGCATTTGGCCATTTTGATCTATTGCATGCATCGCGGCGATTGTTCAAACACGAGCTTGCCTCTTGCAAGTTGGGAAATGTGGAAGAAGGCATTCTCGGCCTTTCCCGCGAGGAAGATACCCCCGGATACCTCGCCCCCATGTACTATCAAGATTTTTTATCCGTCGGCGACCCGTCCATTGTTGAAGGGGTTTTTCAGCATAATGAGCAAGACCTCTTATCATTGATTACCCTCTACATCGAGCTTTCGCACCGGGTGTTATCCGGCGGCGGAACATCGGAAGAAGCGTATGAAATTGCAAGATGGTGGCGGGACACGAAGCACTATACACGAGCGCTCGAAGCATACGGCGAAGTAAATGAACAAAGCGATTGTTATGAACAGGCGCTTTACGAACGCGGCCATCTTCTTAAAAAGACAAACCGGCATGCCGATAGTATAGCCCTTTTTCAAAAGGTCTTCGAGATGCAAGGAGATTTAGCCCCTAACGCGGCAGAAGCGCTCGCAATTTGGTATGAACATCATAAGAAAGATTACGGGCGTGCCTATCATTACAGCAAACGCGGCCAATGCTATCAAAACCAACTGCGGTCTTCGGTGCGGGAGGCAAAAAACGATGCATGGGAACACCGGCTGCAAAGGTTACGAAGGAAATTGGGAAATGAAGTTTCATTTCCGGGTTGA
- a CDS encoding CotD family spore coat protein, with translation MGYNNWNNMNNQNHYNYHHHGGNNELQMQPQQHCQQKPIVMPAVVHPPKCNVTHSMQEYIVPEVHPSHTTHVNQSVYKHVHSYPHSQDQVADAHSEHYHCPPGQHGQQNGNNCNRPW, from the coding sequence ATGGGTTATAATAATTGGAATAACATGAACAACCAGAACCATTATAACTATCACCATCATGGCGGCAATAACGAGTTGCAAATGCAGCCTCAGCAGCATTGCCAACAAAAACCGATTGTTATGCCGGCCGTCGTCCACCCGCCAAAATGCAATGTCACCCACAGCATGCAGGAATATATTGTGCCTGAGGTGCATCCGTCGCATACTACGCATGTCAACCAAAGCGTCTATAAACACGTGCACAGTTATCCGCACAGCCAGGATCAGGTGGCCGATGCACATTCCGAACACTATCATTGCCCACCGGGACAACACGGACAGCAGAACGGAAATAATTGTAATCGTCCTTGGTAG
- the gpsB gene encoding cell division regulator GpsB yields MMPANVQLEAKEILEKEFKTSMKGYNKEEVDQFLDTIIQDYERFREQVEKLEKEVGQLRKMQSSSISQRSQRSQPEPAEEATESRAPAAPAAADTSAGTTNYDLLKRISNLEKEVFGKKLSE; encoded by the coding sequence ATGATGCCAGCAAACGTTCAATTAGAGGCAAAAGAGATTCTTGAAAAAGAATTTAAAACGAGCATGAAAGGGTATAATAAAGAAGAAGTCGACCAATTTTTAGATACGATTATTCAAGACTATGAACGCTTCCGGGAACAGGTCGAAAAACTGGAGAAGGAAGTAGGACAATTACGAAAAATGCAATCATCAAGCATTTCGCAACGCTCCCAACGTTCCCAACCGGAGCCGGCGGAAGAAGCTACGGAAAGCAGAGCGCCGGCAGCACCGGCAGCAGCGGATACCTCGGCCGGGACCACCAATTACGATTTATTAAAACGTATTTCCAACCTGGAAAAAGAAGTATTTGGAAAGAAACTATCCGAATGA
- a CDS encoding ribonuclease HI family protein, whose amino-acid sequence MTTGQVVHVYVDAACNGDPGTCGHGIFMKHPNGQVERKKERSQLTHIHEAEFAALYAGMKWARHFGYHQGRFFTDSQLVFDAVNEGAVKRSRYKPLLHDILLLSADFTLFIVDWLPTRKNKEADRLAKKACFYA is encoded by the coding sequence ATGACGACCGGGCAAGTGGTTCATGTCTATGTCGATGCCGCTTGTAATGGAGATCCCGGCACATGCGGACACGGCATTTTTATGAAACATCCAAATGGCCAAGTCGAAAGGAAAAAAGAACGTTCACAACTTACCCATATTCATGAAGCGGAATTTGCGGCCCTCTATGCAGGGATGAAATGGGCGAGGCATTTCGGCTATCATCAGGGGCGCTTTTTCACGGACTCCCAACTTGTTTTTGATGCCGTGAACGAAGGAGCAGTGAAACGTTCCCGGTACAAGCCCTTGCTGCATGACATCTTGCTCCTAAGTGCCGACTTTACACTGTTCATCGTGGACTGGCTTCCCACGCGCAAAAACAAAGAAGCCGACCGTTTGGCGAAAAAAGCTTGTTTTTACGCATAA
- a CDS encoding THUMP domain-containing class I SAM-dependent RNA methyltransferase, whose protein sequence is MGTYTYIATATMGLESIVTKEVQKLGYETTVENGKVIFEGDELALCRANLWLRTADRVKLKIGGFTATSFEELFEGTKALPWEAFIPVYGTFPVVGRSVKSQLYSVPDCQRIVKKAVVERLKQTYNQSWFSEDGPLFKIEVALLKDEVTLTLDTTGDGLHKRGYRRLHGEAPLKETLAAAMIHLTNWQPDSDMAFLDPFSGSGTIPIEAALMAKNIAPGIQRGFQAEQWPFMNDSIWAKAREEARDLAQTTSRPAIYGSDRDEKMTALASENATLAGVGEIEWKTKHVKDLRRVAARGVLVCNPPYGTRMEERDTIQNLYETLGRVSEKHFQGWSVYVLTANEQFEKFYGQNATKKRKLFNGNIKTDYYQFWAKKKA, encoded by the coding sequence ATGGGAACATATACATATATTGCAACGGCAACGATGGGGCTTGAGAGCATCGTTACCAAAGAAGTGCAAAAGCTCGGGTACGAAACGACGGTTGAAAACGGAAAAGTGATTTTCGAGGGCGATGAATTGGCCCTTTGTCGGGCAAATCTATGGCTCAGGACGGCAGATCGGGTAAAGCTTAAAATCGGCGGCTTTACCGCGACATCTTTTGAGGAATTGTTCGAAGGCACGAAAGCCTTGCCATGGGAAGCATTCATCCCCGTCTATGGCACGTTCCCGGTGGTCGGTCGTTCCGTGAAGTCTCAACTTTACAGCGTCCCCGACTGCCAACGGATCGTGAAAAAAGCGGTGGTGGAACGCTTGAAACAGACGTATAACCAATCATGGTTCAGTGAAGACGGCCCTCTTTTTAAAATTGAGGTGGCGCTGTTAAAAGATGAAGTTACCCTCACGCTCGACACGACAGGAGACGGGTTGCATAAGCGGGGGTATCGGCGCCTGCACGGGGAAGCACCGCTAAAAGAAACTTTGGCTGCTGCCATGATTCATTTAACGAATTGGCAGCCCGATTCCGATATGGCATTTCTGGATCCTTTTTCCGGTTCCGGAACGATTCCGATTGAAGCCGCACTGATGGCCAAAAACATCGCTCCTGGCATACAGCGGGGATTTCAGGCTGAACAATGGCCGTTCATGAACGATTCGATATGGGCGAAAGCGAGGGAAGAAGCCCGAGACCTCGCACAAACGACGAGCCGCCCTGCCATATACGGAAGCGACCGCGATGAGAAGATGACAGCCCTTGCTTCCGAAAATGCAACGCTTGCAGGCGTAGGTGAAATTGAATGGAAAACGAAACACGTGAAAGATCTTAGGCGCGTGGCAGCCCGAGGTGTTCTCGTTTGCAACCCTCCTTATGGGACGAGAATGGAAGAAAGGGATACCATACAAAACCTTTATGAAACCCTCGGACGCGTGAGCGAAAAACATTTTCAAGGCTGGTCCGTGTATGTGCTCACCGCAAACGAGCAGTTTGAGAAATTTTACGGGCAAAACGCAACAAAAAAACGAAAATTGTTTAATGGAAACATAAAAACCGATTATTACCAGTTCTGGGCGAAAAAGAAGGCATAA
- a CDS encoding ABC transporter ATP-binding protein has protein sequence MITFQDVSKTFSGQIEAVKKLDFHVEKGEFFVLIGPSGCGKTTSLKMINRLVEPTAGTISIDGKDLRDFNRQELRWNIGYVLQQIGLFPTMTVSENIAVVPEMKKWGKNETKKRIDELLEMVDLDPGTYRNRLPDELSGGEQQRVGVIRALAGNPDILLMDEPFSTLDPISREHLQKDIAKLQQKIKKTIVFVTHDIEEAMQLADRICLMRQGEAVQIGRPEEFRNSPASGFVKKFVGGRGMDVWNAPASEVMETDSQHMVGETMIHAPSFPAPLYVFGDQRRFLGRLDPTGTVTTHDLLVSPERPLHEVVSAVEASEFDALPVVEGDKLVGVLSYRSIVAYIHAHRPERGLCRDGSGRRVFGSLRQSTRNTV, from the coding sequence GTGATCACGTTTCAAGATGTATCAAAAACATTCAGCGGACAAATTGAAGCGGTAAAAAAGCTTGATTTTCATGTGGAAAAAGGGGAGTTTTTTGTCCTCATCGGACCGAGCGGCTGCGGGAAAACCACGAGCTTAAAGATGATCAACCGTCTTGTGGAGCCAACAGCAGGCACCATCTCCATCGACGGGAAAGACCTTCGTGATTTTAACCGCCAGGAACTGCGTTGGAATATAGGGTATGTGTTGCAACAAATCGGGCTTTTCCCGACGATGACGGTTTCGGAAAATATCGCGGTCGTTCCGGAGATGAAAAAATGGGGGAAAAATGAAACGAAGAAGCGCATCGATGAATTGCTGGAAATGGTTGATTTAGATCCGGGTACATATCGAAACCGGCTTCCGGATGAGCTTTCCGGCGGGGAACAACAACGGGTAGGGGTGATACGGGCATTGGCGGGGAACCCTGATATTCTGCTTATGGACGAGCCTTTCAGCACGCTTGACCCTATTAGTCGCGAACACTTACAAAAAGATATCGCCAAACTCCAGCAGAAAATTAAAAAAACCATCGTTTTTGTTACCCATGATATCGAAGAGGCGATGCAACTGGCCGATCGCATCTGCTTGATGAGACAAGGAGAGGCTGTACAAATCGGAAGACCCGAGGAATTTCGGAACTCCCCTGCAAGCGGTTTTGTCAAAAAGTTTGTCGGGGGTCGGGGCATGGATGTATGGAATGCGCCTGCATCAGAAGTGATGGAAACCGACAGCCAACATATGGTCGGGGAAACAATGATCCACGCCCCTTCATTCCCTGCCCCTTTATATGTATTTGGCGACCAAAGGCGTTTTCTTGGCCGCTTGGATCCGACGGGGACTGTAACAACCCATGATCTTTTGGTTTCACCGGAACGTCCGTTACATGAGGTTGTCTCCGCCGTGGAAGCTTCTGAATTCGATGCCCTCCCTGTCGTTGAGGGAGATAAGCTCGTTGGTGTGTTGAGTTATCGGAGCATTGTTGCCTATATCCATGCCCATCGGCCGGAAAGGGGGCTATGCCGTGATGGAAGCGGTAGGAGAGTTTTTGGAAGTCTTCGCCAATCAACGAGAAACACTGTTTGA
- a CDS encoding ABC transporter permease/substrate-binding protein has protein sequence MEAVGEFLEVFANQRETLFELLWEHVQMSFISLLCAILIAVPLGISLTRTRRLAEPVIGVAAVLQTIPSLALLGFMIIFFGIGTVPAIIALTAYALLPILRNTYTGIREIDPSIKEAATGMGMSPARKLRKVELPMALPVVMAGIRTSMVLIVGTATLAALIGAGGLGDLIMTGIQRADQSYILLGAIPAAILALLFDVVLRWTEKAKRSFMTFSIVMGSAFLIVITPILLPAQQHDVVVGGKLDAEPEILANMYKHLIEEDTDLNVDVQAGLGGTDIVFDALLVGDIDIYPEFTGTAYVDLLGEDPSGMNEEEVYDATKAGIEEAYSVVYLEPMAYNNTYALAVSEAIGEEYAIETISDVEPHQNEFTAGFTFEFLDRPDDGYEAVVDTYGFELADVNGLDPGLRSQAIEEGEVEVIDAYSTDAYLVEYDMMVLEDDEELFPPYQGAPLMREEVLADHPELEGILNTLAGEISDEGMQEMNYLVDYEDADPEAVAEDYLRENELLE, from the coding sequence ATGGAAGCGGTAGGAGAGTTTTTGGAAGTCTTCGCCAATCAACGAGAAACACTGTTTGAATTGCTCTGGGAGCATGTGCAAATGTCTTTTATATCCCTTTTATGTGCGATTCTCATTGCCGTTCCCCTCGGCATATCCCTTACACGCACACGACGGCTCGCTGAACCGGTGATCGGTGTTGCAGCGGTTTTGCAAACTATCCCAAGCCTAGCGCTCCTCGGATTTATGATTATCTTTTTCGGAATCGGAACGGTTCCTGCCATTATCGCGCTCACCGCATATGCGCTTCTTCCCATCCTCCGCAATACATACACGGGCATACGCGAGATTGATCCGTCCATTAAGGAAGCGGCTACCGGCATGGGGATGAGCCCGGCCAGAAAACTTCGGAAAGTGGAATTGCCGATGGCACTGCCGGTCGTTATGGCCGGGATTCGCACATCGATGGTCCTGATTGTCGGTACGGCCACATTGGCAGCATTAATCGGTGCAGGCGGTCTTGGTGACTTAATTATGACCGGCATCCAGCGTGCGGATCAATCCTATATCTTGCTCGGGGCAATCCCTGCCGCGATATTGGCATTGCTGTTTGATGTTGTTCTACGCTGGACCGAAAAGGCGAAGCGTTCGTTTATGACGTTTTCAATCGTTATGGGTTCCGCTTTTTTGATTGTGATTACGCCGATTCTTCTGCCCGCACAACAACACGACGTCGTTGTTGGCGGGAAACTCGATGCTGAGCCGGAGATATTGGCTAATATGTACAAGCATTTGATCGAAGAAGATACCGATTTGAATGTGGATGTGCAGGCAGGTTTAGGCGGGACGGACATCGTGTTTGATGCCCTTCTTGTCGGCGATATCGACATTTATCCGGAATTTACGGGGACGGCTTACGTGGATCTTTTAGGGGAGGATCCTTCCGGGATGAATGAAGAAGAAGTGTATGACGCGACAAAAGCGGGAATAGAAGAAGCATACAGTGTCGTTTATCTCGAACCAATGGCTTATAATAATACGTATGCGTTAGCGGTAAGTGAAGCAATCGGGGAAGAATATGCCATCGAGACGATATCGGATGTAGAACCCCATCAAAACGAATTTACGGCCGGTTTTACTTTCGAGTTTCTTGACCGTCCCGATGACGGCTATGAGGCTGTTGTAGATACGTATGGGTTTGAACTGGCCGATGTGAATGGCCTTGATCCCGGCCTTCGTTCGCAAGCCATTGAAGAAGGGGAAGTGGAAGTGATCGATGCTTATTCCACAGATGCTTATCTCGTGGAATATGATATGATGGTTTTGGAGGATGATGAAGAATTATTCCCTCCATACCAAGGAGCGCCGTTGATGCGGGAGGAAGTTTTGGCCGATCATCCTGAACTGGAAGGCATTTTAAATACGCTTGCCGGGGAAATTAGCGATGAAGGCATGCAGGAAATGAATTACCTCGTCGATTATGAAGACGCTGATCCGGAAGCAGTTGCAGAAGACTATTTACGGGAAAACGAGTTGTTGGAATAA